TTAGTGATGATTGGATGGATAAGTTCTCTTTCGCTTTTTCAATTGCTTCTGTGTACTGCGGAAGCCATTGTTCCCCCGCAACCAACATTTCATCAACAAGCTGCCAAATTTCTTTCGGATTACACACAGCTCCAACAAGTGGATCCATCATCATTGCTTGACGTAGTAAGAAGTCTTTTCCTGTTACTGCAGCTTCTACAGATAGTCTTTGGACGGAGATGCTCACATTACATACAGCCGCAGGTCCAAGTGGTAAATCGCCGATATGGGGCATGTTGATACCATTGCGGTCTACATATCCAGGAGCCTCAATAATCGCGTCATTTGGAAGATTTGAAATCACACCATTGTTTACCACATTGAAATGACCTCTGTATACACGGCCGGTTTCTAGTGCTTCAATAATGTAAGATCCATGTTCTTCGCCACGATTTTCTTGATTGTATTCCATGGCTGGTTCTTTTAACCAATTTGGGAAATCAGTTTTGAACCAGTTTCTGCCTTCTGTACAGACCCGTAAATATCCACCTGTTTCACCATTTATCCATGTACCAAGATCAATCCACTCATTTATCTCCTCAGGTCGTTTCCGGTACCACGGGACGTATTCACTTAAATGACCGTTTGATTCCGTACTGTAGTAGCCAAATCGTCTTAGCATATCGATTCTGACTTTCTCGGTTACTGAAAACTCTGGATGATTCTCAAACGCTTCCAGCAGTTTCCCTGTGAGATCTTCACCTTTATGTTTGATGCTTACGTACCAAGTTTGGTGATTAATTCCTGCACAAATGATATCGATCTCTTCCTTTTTTAATCCAAATGCTTTGGCAATTTGTCTGTGTCCGCCTTGCACCCCGTGACAAAGACCAATCGTTCTTACACCGCCATATTTGTTACAAGCCCATGTTAACATCGCCATTGGATTCGCATAATTTAAAAGTAATGCGTCAGGTTCTGCAACTTCACGAATATCTTTGCAAATATTTAACATTTCAGGAATCCCACGTTGCCCGTACATAATACCGCCCGCACAAAGTGTGTCCCCTACACACTGATCAATCCCATATTTAAGTGGAATATCGACATCATGTTGAAAGGCTTCTAGACCGCCGATTCGTACGACGGAAAATATGTATCTAGCATCTCTTAAAGCCTCTCTACGATTTTGAGTCGCTTGAATCTTAATATCTAACCCATTTTCATCAATATCTCGTTGGCATAGCTCTGT
This genomic stretch from Neobacillus niacini harbors:
- a CDS encoding alpha-glucosidase/alpha-galactosidase, with the translated sequence MTFKIAFIGAGSIGFTRGLLRDLLAVAEFKNIEVAFTDISAQNLDMVTELCQRDIDENGLDIKIQATQNRREALRDARYIFSVVRIGGLEAFQHDVDIPLKYGIDQCVGDTLCAGGIMYGQRGIPEMLNICKDIREVAEPDALLLNYANPMAMLTWACNKYGGVRTIGLCHGVQGGHRQIAKAFGLKKEEIDIICAGINHQTWYVSIKHKGEDLTGKLLEAFENHPEFSVTEKVRIDMLRRFGYYSTESNGHLSEYVPWYRKRPEEINEWIDLGTWINGETGGYLRVCTEGRNWFKTDFPNWLKEPAMEYNQENRGEEHGSYIIEALETGRVYRGHFNVVNNGVISNLPNDAIIEAPGYVDRNGINMPHIGDLPLGPAAVCNVSISVQRLSVEAAVTGKDFLLRQAMMMDPLVGAVCNPKEIWQLVDEMLVAGEQWLPQYTEAIEKAKENLSIQSSLIPTKDYKGAARLKVKSVEEMAQDKEAARKNAGESDKAIERPSAVH